CTgtttagaagaagaatccGATAGCTCTGAAGGAGAAAATccagaagatgaaaatacCAAACCAAGTGATGCTGAAAAACCTAAAGTGATATCTAACAACATTACATGCGAGCATTCTACTCAAAACAATTCTGGGAATCCAAATCCGTATGCATTACCTAATAATTCTCTCAATGATAGCCATGGAATGCTAGAAGATAGTGCCAAActtggaaaaaataattggaatgaaaatgaagatagTACTAATTGGAATATCAATTTGGGAATTGAGGAAGATactataaattattagataatttacaTTATTTACGGAAATACCATTCTTTTAAcgtttaatataatattgagAATCTGCTTCAATTTCTGACGCGCGCCTGGTTAGTATGGCGCGTCACAAATGCGACATTGTTTGTCTCGCcgaaattaatgaaattctCAACAATTTGAGGGAAAACACTGGCAATTTAAGCTCTGAcctaaaaaaagaaaacaataTAATTCAGGCAGTTGGTAtgatatcaaaatataagtCATATTATTAGCATCCTTAAAATTTGGAGAATCTATAGatgtataataaaataccTTTGGAAGGGTGTCCCAAGCCTGaccaaaatatataaactatctaatatttaattcagCTTTATTTCCCTCATTAATCGCCCATCACTGTCATTCATAAAATTACTCTTTCTGATATCCTGAGGTTTTATGATGGTGATAGATAGTATTTTCTGTCGTTCCTAAACAGGCAGTATCTTTGACTCTCCcactttttcaattttttattttttttttttttttgtttcctTAGGTCGTTTACCCGATACTACTGTTTCTAAGTTAACCATTTCCTATTTCTGACGGAGAAGAAATAAGtctcaaattattaatttactTTTCTTTGGAATTTGATAACTTTcatattttgttaaattaaAGTTGCATgaatagaatttttttggcGATTTGGTAACCAGTTTCCATTCTGTaatttttactttattttatttttcatattccGTTTCGTTAGAACAATTGTaggaatttttaatttaaaaatgtttCTAGTATGTGATGAGTGCTTAGAGGTTCCCTTAGGTAAAATTCAAACCATCTATACCTTTTCGGGATTCAAGGGAATTGTGTGAGTATATTGTTTAATAACTATTatctttggaaaaaaatatttaagttTAGACATAGAATAGGCGTAGCGGATTTCTGTAATTTACCATAGTGTcgtaaaatatatattttataatcttttaaagaatGCCTTCTGTTTAGCTTGGGGAAAACTATAAAAAGAGGACATATTTGCTCGATAGTAATTATTTTACTCCattactttaattttaataaatttttatttttaattttttttaaaaggtTCTATTACCTGGGGCTGTAATAACCCATTAAGGCAAATAAGAAATTGTTAATGATtaacatttattttttataaattaaaataatagcaacttttaaaaacaaattctCGCATATATAGAACAATGTTGAATCTGAAGATTGAACCATATGAAAATGTTTTGTTCCAAAAAGGAAATACTATAGTTGGTGAGAGTCAACTTCCTAATTCTATGGATTCTGATAATGACACAAATCTTCATTATAGAAAAACTATTCAATTTGATAACACAGATTTAAAttctgatgatgatgatggcaaaaagaaagaaagtTATTCTGTCTATGAAGCCGGTATTTTATCAACAGCCACAGACGAAGATGGCATACCATCTGCCACACATCCTATGGAGAAACAAATCCTAAAGAAAATGGATATGTTTTTAATTCCTTTGATGTGCTtgctatattttttatctaatttagataaatcaaatattggTAATGCAGAAATTGCTGGATTATCAAAATCGTTGAATTTAAAGGGAAGAGAATATAATACATGTGTTACTGTATTCTACGGTTCTTACATTGTTTTTGATCCAATTGGTacaaatcttttaaaaataattggtCCAAAATATCTAATGACTATATGTTTACTTTCATTTGGTCTTATTTCGTTATGTACTGCTTGGTGCAAAAGTTTTGGCGGTTTAGTTGCTGTTAGAGTTCTTTTGGGCTGTATGGAAGGTATCATTTACCCTGCTATCAATATGTATCTTTCTGTTTGCTATAGAAGAGAACAATATGCCAAACGATTTGCGTACGTGTTTTCAGCTGCGTGcttatcttcttcatttggTGGGTTAATTTCATATGGATGTTCCAAGATTAAAGGCAGCCATTTAGCTGCCTGGCAGTATATTTTCATTGTGGAAGGTGCCATTTCTATTGGTTGCACaccattatatttttttggtatGGCTAAAGATTTAGAGAATAGTTGGTTCTTTAACAaggaagaaaaagaatatgTTATGGAAAGATATAAGACCATGAATACTTTTAACccagaagaaaaatttgattGGGAGCAAGTGTGGTTTgcaattaaagatattaagaCATGGGTTAGTGCTGTTGCTCTATTTGGTATTGATTTAACTACTTTTGGTTTAACTGTTTTCTTaccaattattattacttcaCTTGGGTTTACTAACGTTAGAGCTCAATTGATGACAGTTCCAGTTTATTTTCTAACAGCAAttgttttctttatatGTGCAAATTTGTCTGATCGCCTTAAGTTAAGATCCCCATTTATTGTGGGAGCTTGCCTAACCACTATTATTGGGCTAGCAATTGTACTAGGCTCTCAAATTCATGGTGTGAGATATTTTGGTGTCTACATTCTGTGTATGGGTATCTATGTCAATGCTGCGGTCAATTGTTTATGGCTAAGTGGCAATGTAGGTAATTATTTCAAGAGAGCTACCGCCTTAGGcattaatttgtttttagGTTCAGGCTCAGGCTTGGTAGCTggtcaaatattttttgctAAAGAAAAACCACGTTATATTACTGGCCTTTCGATTTGTTTGGCTTTTCAagtattatcaattattatgaCATTGCTGCAATTATTTCTCTACATGtgggaaa
This DNA window, taken from Henningerozyma blattae CBS 6284 chromosome 3, complete genome, encodes the following:
- the TNA1 gene encoding Tna1p (similar to Saccharomyces cerevisiae TNA1 (YGR260W); ancestral locus Anc_5.50), with the translated sequence MLNLKIEPYENVLFQKGNTIVGESQLPNSMDSDNDTNLHYRKTIQFDNTDLNSDDDDGKKKESYSVYEAGILSTATDEDGIPSATHPMEKQILKKMDMFLIPLMCLLYFLSNLDKSNIGNAEIAGLSKSLNLKGREYNTCVTVFYGSYIVFDPIGTNLLKIIGPKYLMTICLLSFGLISLCTAWCKSFGGLVAVRVLLGCMEGIIYPAINMYLSVCYRREQYAKRFAYVFSAACLSSSFGGLISYGCSKIKGSHLAAWQYIFIVEGAISIGCTPLYFFGMAKDLENSWFFNKEEKEYVMERYKTMNTFNPEEKFDWEQVWFAIKDIKTWVSAVALFGIDLTTFGLTVFLPIIITSLGFTNVRAQLMTVPVYFLTAIVFFICANLSDRLKLRSPFIVGACLTTIIGLAIVLGSQIHGVRYFGVYILCMGIYVNAAVNCLWLSGNVGNYFKRATALGINLFLGSGSGLVAGQIFFAKEKPRYITGLSICLAFQVLSIIMTLLQLFLYMWENKKKDAITKRCNETGEPIPYDDKLSDKNPQFKYMY